The following are from one region of the Paracoccus sp. S3-43 genome:
- the tuf gene encoding elongation factor Tu: MAKAKFERTKPHVNIGTIGHVDHGKTTLTAAITKYFGEFRAYDQIDGAPEERARGITISTAHVEYESENRHYAHVDCPGHADYVKNMITGAAQMDGAILVVNAADGPMPQTREHILLGRQVGIPYMVVYLNKVDQVDDEELLELVEMEVRELLSSYDYPGDDIPIIKGSALAALEGRDKEIGEDSIRALIAAVDDYIPTPERAVDQPFLMPIEDVFSISGRGTVVTGRIERGAVNVGDELEIVGIRDTKKTTCTGVEMFRKLLDRGEAGDNVGVLLRGIDRDGVERGQVLCKPKSVNPHTTFEAEAYILTKEEGGRHTPFFANYRPQFYFRTTDVTGTVKLPEGTEMVMPGDNLKFEVELIAPIAMEEKLRFAIREGGRTVGAGVVSKIIK, encoded by the coding sequence ATGGCAAAGGCAAAGTTTGAACGGACGAAACCGCATGTCAACATCGGGACGATCGGTCACGTTGACCACGGCAAGACGACGCTGACGGCTGCGATCACGAAGTATTTCGGCGAGTTCCGCGCCTATGACCAGATCGACGGCGCGCCCGAGGAGCGGGCGCGGGGGATCACGATCTCGACCGCGCATGTGGAATACGAATCGGAAAACCGCCACTATGCCCATGTGGACTGCCCCGGCCACGCGGACTATGTGAAGAACATGATCACCGGCGCGGCGCAGATGGACGGCGCGATCCTGGTGGTGAACGCCGCCGACGGCCCGATGCCGCAGACGCGCGAACACATCCTGCTGGGCCGCCAGGTGGGCATCCCCTATATGGTCGTCTATCTGAACAAGGTCGACCAGGTGGACGACGAGGAGCTGCTGGAACTGGTCGAGATGGAGGTGCGCGAGCTGCTGTCCTCCTACGATTATCCGGGCGACGACATTCCGATCATCAAGGGCTCGGCGCTGGCGGCGCTGGAAGGCCGCGACAAGGAGATCGGCGAGGATTCGATCCGGGCGCTGATCGCGGCGGTGGACGACTACATCCCGACGCCCGAGCGCGCGGTGGACCAGCCGTTCCTGATGCCGATCGAGGACGTGTTCTCGATCTCGGGCCGGGGCACGGTTGTCACCGGCCGGATCGAGCGCGGCGCGGTGAACGTGGGCGACGAGCTTGAGATCGTGGGCATCCGCGACACCAAGAAGACCACCTGCACCGGCGTCGAGATGTTCCGCAAGCTGCTGGATCGCGGGGAAGCCGGCGACAACGTGGGCGTCCTGCTGCGCGGCATCGACCGCGACGGGGTGGAGCGCGGCCAGGTTCTGTGCAAGCCGAAATCGGTGAACCCGCACACGACCTTCGAGGCCGAGGCCTATATCCTGACCAAGGAAGAGGGCGGCCGCCACACGCCGTTCTTCGCGAACTATCGCCCGCAGTTCTACTTCCGCACGACGGACGTGACGGGGACGGTGAAGCTTCCCGAGGGCACCGAGATGGTGATGCCGGGCGACAACCTGAAGTTCGAGGTCGAGCTGATCGCGCCGATCGCGATGGAGGAAAAGCTGCGCTTCGCGATCCGCGAGGGCGGCCGCACCGTCGGTGCAGGCGTGGTCTCCAAGATCATCAAGTGA
- a CDS encoding ribbon-helix-helix domain-containing protein: protein MCQIFAGQDPDRYETVTRRLRLNGQSTSIRLERAFWRILDDIAARQGVTTPAFISKLHAEVLELHGEARNFTSLLRCACTIHLGEDQHLPQAIAAE from the coding sequence ATGTGCCAGATCTTCGCGGGCCAAGACCCCGACCGCTATGAAACCGTGACCCGCCGCCTGCGGCTGAACGGGCAATCGACCTCGATCCGGCTGGAGCGGGCCTTCTGGCGCATCCTGGACGACATCGCCGCCCGGCAGGGGGTGACGACGCCCGCCTTCATTTCCAAACTGCACGCCGAGGTTCTGGAACTGCATGGCGAGGCGCGCAACTTCACCTCGCTGCTGCGCTGCGCCTGTACGATCCACCTGGGCGAGGACCAGCACCTGCCCCAGGCCATCGCTGCCGAATAA
- a CDS encoding VOC family protein, translating to MAKYVHSMIRVLDEARSVEFYDRCFGLKVAERLDFPEFTLIYLANGESETELELTVNKGRTEPYSLGDGYGHIAFTVDDLDALHARLESEGFAPRKLVDFAPAGEVIARFFFIADPDGYQIEVIQRGGRYT from the coding sequence ATGGCGAAATACGTCCACTCGATGATCCGCGTTCTGGACGAGGCGCGTTCGGTCGAATTCTATGACCGCTGCTTCGGGCTGAAGGTCGCCGAGCGGCTGGATTTCCCGGAATTCACCCTGATCTATCTGGCGAATGGCGAAAGCGAGACCGAGCTGGAGCTGACCGTCAACAAGGGCCGGACCGAGCCTTACAGCCTGGGCGACGGCTATGGCCACATCGCCTTCACCGTCGATGACCTGGACGCGCTGCACGCCCGGTTGGAATCCGAGGGCTTCGCGCCGCGCAAGCTGGTCGACTTCGCGCCCGCCGGCGAGGTGATCGCGCGGTTCTTCTTCATCGCCGATCCCGACGGATACCAGATCGAGGTGATCCAGCGCGGCGGCCGCTACACATAG
- a CDS encoding Twin-arginine translocation pathway signal gives MTRLNKQGLTRRALLSRAVAAGALAVAGPGFIAAPDAAWAVEVTAIGEHEMATLLQMARDIYPHDRVGDRFYAVAVKSYDTAEQKQLITEGIAALDAAARQAGFDNYLAAGWEDERVAILRGIQETPFFQTVRGGLVTGLYNQKDVWPIFGYEGESFSKGGYIDRGFDDIDWL, from the coding sequence ATGACCCGTTTGAACAAGCAGGGCTTGACCCGGCGTGCGCTGCTGTCGCGCGCCGTGGCGGCCGGGGCCCTGGCGGTCGCCGGACCGGGCTTCATCGCCGCGCCCGACGCCGCCTGGGCCGTCGAGGTCACGGCCATCGGCGAACACGAGATGGCGACGCTGTTGCAGATGGCCCGCGACATCTATCCCCATGACCGGGTCGGCGACCGCTTCTATGCGGTGGCGGTCAAATCCTATGACACGGCGGAACAGAAGCAATTGATAACCGAGGGCATCGCGGCCCTGGACGCCGCCGCCAGGCAGGCGGGCTTCGACAACTATCTGGCCGCCGGCTGGGAGGACGAGCGCGTGGCGATCCTGCGCGGCATCCAGGAGACGCCCTTCTTCCAGACCGTGCGCGGCGGGCTGGTGACGGGGCTTTATAACCAGAAGGACGTCTGGCCGATCTTCGGCTATGAGGGCGAGTCCTTCTCGAAGGGCGGCTATATCGACCGCGGCTTCGACGACATCGACTGGTTGTGA
- a CDS encoding GMC family oxidoreductase, with translation MAKAAKFDLTDDSVVVIVGTGSGGGVLANELAQKGVKVVALEAGGRYLPEDYVNDEWESFGQLAWTDPRTTSGDWRVARDFSGLPAWIVKAVGGTSIHWAGASLRFQDHEWKARSTYGEVPGANLLDWPLDTAEMAPWYDKAEAKLGVTGTGGRARLPGNNNYKVFEKGAHAIGYKDVHTGNMAINSADYDGRMACQQTGFCFQGCKWGAKWSTAYTDIPNGEATGNLEVRDNAHAARILHDDGGKVTGVEYFDKDGNLQLQKSRIVAVAGNSFESPRLLLNSHSSMFPNGLANGSDQVGRNYMRHTTGSVYATFEHPVRMWRGTTMAGIIRDEARHDPSRGFVGGYELETLSLGLPFMAAFLDPGAWGREFTTALDSYENMAGMWIVGEDMPQADNRVTLSDTEDRFGLKVANVNFSDHPNDIAMRNHAYRQGQAIYKAVGATRILPTPPYPSTHNLGTNRMSERPEDGVVNRDGRAHEVSNLFVSDGSQFTTGAAENPTLTIVALAIRQADHIAKEMAAGNV, from the coding sequence ATGGCAAAGGCAGCCAAATTCGACCTGACCGACGACAGCGTGGTCGTCATCGTGGGCACCGGCTCGGGCGGCGGGGTGCTGGCCAACGAGCTGGCGCAGAAGGGCGTCAAGGTCGTCGCGCTGGAAGCGGGCGGGCGTTACCTGCCCGAGGATTACGTCAACGACGAATGGGAAAGCTTCGGCCAGTTGGCCTGGACCGATCCGCGCACCACCAGCGGCGACTGGCGGGTGGCCAGGGACTTTTCCGGCCTGCCCGCCTGGATCGTGAAGGCGGTGGGGGGCACCAGCATCCATTGGGCGGGCGCCTCGCTGCGGTTCCAGGACCACGAATGGAAGGCGCGCAGCACCTATGGCGAGGTTCCGGGCGCGAACCTGCTGGACTGGCCGCTGGACACGGCCGAGATGGCGCCCTGGTATGACAAGGCCGAGGCCAAGCTGGGCGTGACCGGCACCGGCGGCCGCGCCCGCCTGCCGGGCAACAACAATTACAAGGTGTTCGAGAAGGGCGCCCATGCCATCGGCTACAAGGATGTCCATACCGGCAACATGGCGATCAACAGCGCCGATTATGACGGGCGCATGGCCTGCCAGCAGACCGGCTTCTGCTTCCAGGGCTGCAAATGGGGCGCGAAATGGTCGACCGCCTATACCGACATCCCGAATGGCGAGGCGACCGGCAACCTCGAGGTCCGCGACAACGCCCATGCCGCCCGGATCCTGCACGACGACGGCGGCAAGGTGACGGGGGTCGAATATTTCGACAAGGACGGCAACCTTCAGTTGCAAAAGTCCCGCATCGTCGCGGTGGCCGGGAACAGCTTCGAATCGCCGCGCCTGCTGCTGAATTCGCACAGCAGCATGTTCCCGAACGGGCTGGCCAACGGATCAGACCAGGTCGGGCGCAACTACATGCGCCATACCACCGGGTCGGTCTATGCGACCTTCGAACATCCGGTGCGGATGTGGCGCGGCACGACGATGGCCGGGATCATCCGCGACGAGGCCCGGCACGACCCGTCGCGCGGCTTCGTCGGCGGATATGAACTGGAAACCCTGTCGCTGGGCCTGCCCTTCATGGCGGCCTTCCTGGATCCCGGCGCCTGGGGGCGGGAATTCACCACCGCGCTGGACAGCTATGAAAACATGGCGGGGATGTGGATCGTGGGCGAGGACATGCCCCAGGCGGACAACCGCGTCACCCTGTCCGACACCGAGGACAGGTTCGGCCTGAAGGTCGCGAACGTGAATTTCAGCGATCATCCGAACGACATCGCCATGCGCAACCATGCCTATCGGCAGGGCCAGGCGATCTACAAGGCGGTGGGCGCCACCCGGATCCTGCCGACGCCGCCCTATCCCTCGACGCACAACCTGGGCACCAACCGCATGTCGGAAAGGCCCGAGGACGGCGTCGTGAACCGCGACGGCCGCGCGCATGAGGTCTCGAACCTGTTCGTCTCGGACGGCAGCCAGTTCACCACCGGCGCGGCGGAAAACCCGACGCTGACCATCGTGGCGCTGGCGATCCGGCAGGCCGACCATATCGCGAAGGAGATGGCGGCGGGCAACGTCTGA
- a CDS encoding GFA family protein has translation MKTYRGSCFCGAIAFEAEGDLAEGTMRCNCRFCRKMRYWEMRLPQADGLRILRGADMLAETPRAEDDGIDMHHLFCRRCGTRLWTQGNIAEMGGRFTAVFVPALDDVAPAELVAAPVFYADGAQDDWENSAVETRHL, from the coding sequence GTGAAGACCTATCGCGGAAGCTGCTTCTGCGGCGCTATCGCCTTCGAGGCCGAGGGCGATCTGGCCGAGGGCACGATGCGCTGCAATTGCCGGTTCTGCCGCAAGATGCGCTATTGGGAAATGCGGCTGCCCCAGGCGGACGGCCTGCGCATCCTGCGCGGGGCCGACATGCTGGCGGAAACCCCCAGGGCCGAGGATGACGGCATCGACATGCACCACCTCTTTTGCCGCCGTTGCGGGACGCGGCTGTGGACCCAGGGGAATATCGCCGAGATGGGCGGGCGCTTCACGGCGGTCTTCGTCCCGGCCCTGGATGACGTGGCCCCGGCGGAACTGGTCGCCGCGCCGGTCTTTTACGCCGATGGCGCGCAGGACGACTGGGAAAACTCGGCGGTCGAGACGCGCCATCTGTGA
- a CDS encoding DUF892 family protein has product MAIKNLNDLYLHQLKDLYSACKQSMAVVTEMGRVAKSRELSEALIAGNQGIAHGMEVLASICNRHDTDPTGEHCRGMEGLVNEARKHAIETDFGDEDTQDAAIITQYQRLTHYAIAGYGCVRTFANRLGHDDDGAELQECLDNTREGDEHMTRIAEGGVNQAAVDGQ; this is encoded by the coding sequence ATGGCGATCAAGAACCTGAACGACCTTTACCTTCACCAGCTGAAGGATCTGTATTCCGCCTGCAAGCAATCCATGGCGGTCGTCACCGAAATGGGCCGCGTCGCCAAGTCGCGCGAACTGTCCGAGGCGCTGATCGCGGGCAACCAGGGCATCGCGCACGGGATGGAGGTGCTGGCCAGCATCTGCAACCGGCACGATACCGACCCGACCGGCGAGCATTGCCGGGGTATGGAGGGGCTGGTGAACGAGGCTCGCAAGCACGCCATCGAAACCGATTTCGGCGACGAGGATACCCAGGACGCCGCGATCATCACCCAGTATCAGCGGCTGACGCATTACGCCATCGCGGGCTATGGCTGCGTGCGCACCTTCGCCAACCGGCTGGGCCATGACGATGACGGCGCCGAGCTTCAGGAATGCCTTGACAACACGCGGGAAGGCGACGAACACATGACCCGCATCGCCGAGGGCGGGGTCAACCAGGCCGCCGTGGACGGCCAGTAA
- a CDS encoding ABC transporter ATP-binding protein yields the protein MFAWFERRIDPYPTETPDMPPRSLIRFVLYYSQGALPWLAIVAVTSSLIAIVEVALFGWLGELIDQLSQTPRDQFWAQHGGRLGFMAAVLLIVLPALNLLGSLVLYQGLMGNFPQRIRWRAHRYLMRQSVGYFQDEFAGRIAQRLMQTALAVREVAMKAMDVGSYVVIYFLGALFLAASQDWRLALPFLAWAAAYGIMLWRIVPRLGRVAEAQADARAGMTGRVVDSYTNIATVKLFSHSSREEAWMRDGMDAFLRTVHAQMRLSSIQDIALNSINVALVGSVAGVGLWLWTHGLIEVGAVAVAVPLAMRLNNMAHWIMWEFAALFENIGTVRDGISTLALPREVKDTPDARPLVRGPGAVRFDNVTFRYRGVEGARPMAVLDDLTLHVAPGERVGLVGRSGAGKSTLINLLLRFHDIERGRITIDGQDVSQVTQDSLRAAIGVVTQDSSLLHRSVRDNIAYGRPDATEADIAQALRMAEAQDFVPLLSDSHGRRGLDAHVGERGVKLSGGQRQRIAIARVALKDAPILILDEATSALDSEAEAAIQSRLDALMAGKTVIAIAHRLSTIAAMDRLIVMDGGRIIEQGSHEDLLAQGGLYARLWARQSGGFLVDADA from the coding sequence ATGTTTGCGTGGTTCGAACGACGCATAGATCCCTATCCCACCGAGACCCCGGACATGCCGCCCCGGTCGCTGATCCGGTTCGTCCTGTATTACAGCCAGGGCGCGCTGCCATGGCTGGCGATCGTTGCCGTCACCTCGTCGCTGATCGCCATCGTCGAGGTCGCGTTGTTCGGCTGGCTGGGCGAACTGATCGACCAGTTGTCGCAGACCCCGCGCGACCAGTTCTGGGCGCAGCATGGCGGGCGGCTGGGCTTCATGGCGGCGGTCCTGCTGATCGTGCTGCCGGCGCTGAACCTGCTGGGATCGCTGGTGCTGTATCAGGGGCTGATGGGCAATTTCCCGCAGCGCATCCGCTGGCGCGCGCACCGCTATCTGATGCGCCAGTCGGTCGGCTATTTCCAGGACGAATTCGCGGGCCGGATCGCCCAGCGGCTGATGCAGACCGCGCTTGCGGTGCGCGAGGTCGCCATGAAGGCGATGGATGTTGGCAGCTATGTGGTGATCTATTTCCTGGGCGCGCTGTTTCTGGCGGCCAGCCAGGACTGGCGTCTGGCGCTGCCCTTCCTGGCCTGGGCGGCGGCCTATGGGATCATGCTGTGGCGGATCGTGCCGCGCCTGGGCCGCGTGGCCGAGGCGCAGGCCGATGCGCGCGCGGGCATGACGGGCCGGGTCGTGGACAGCTATACCAACATCGCCACCGTCAAGCTGTTCTCTCATTCCTCGCGGGAAGAGGCGTGGATGCGCGATGGGATGGATGCGTTCCTGCGCACCGTCCATGCGCAGATGCGGCTGTCCAGCATCCAGGACATCGCGCTGAATTCGATCAACGTGGCCCTGGTGGGATCCGTGGCCGGGGTCGGGCTGTGGCTGTGGACGCACGGCCTGATCGAGGTCGGCGCGGTCGCGGTCGCCGTGCCGCTGGCGATGCGGCTGAACAACATGGCGCATTGGATCATGTGGGAATTCGCGGCCCTGTTCGAGAATATCGGCACGGTGCGCGACGGGATCTCCACCCTGGCGCTGCCGAGAGAGGTGAAGGATACGCCCGATGCCAGGCCGCTGGTCCGGGGTCCGGGGGCGGTGCGCTTCGACAACGTCACCTTCCGCTATCGCGGGGTGGAAGGCGCGCGGCCGATGGCGGTGCTGGACGACCTGACGCTGCATGTGGCGCCCGGCGAACGCGTCGGCCTGGTCGGCCGGTCGGGAGCCGGGAAATCGACGCTGATCAACCTGCTGCTGCGATTCCACGACATCGAACGGGGCCGTATCACCATCGACGGGCAGGACGTGTCCCAGGTCACGCAGGACAGCCTGCGCGCGGCCATCGGGGTGGTGACGCAGGACAGCTCGCTTCTGCATCGGTCGGTGCGCGACAACATCGCCTATGGCCGCCCCGACGCGACCGAGGCCGACATCGCCCAAGCCCTGCGCATGGCCGAGGCGCAGGATTTCGTGCCGCTGCTGTCGGACAGTCACGGCCGCCGGGGCCTGGACGCCCATGTCGGCGAACGCGGCGTCAAGCTGTCGGGCGGGCAGCGCCAGCGCATCGCCATCGCCCGCGTGGCGCTGAAGGACGCGCCGATCCTGATTCTGGACGAGGCGACAAGCGCCCTAGACAGCGAGGCCGAGGCCGCGATCCAGTCGCGGCTGGACGCGCTGATGGCGGGCAAGACGGTGATCGCCATCGCGCATCGCCTGTCCACCATCGCCGCGATGGACCGGCTGATCGTCATGGACGGCGGTCGGATCATCGAACAGGGCAGCCATGAGGATCTGTTGGCGCAAGGCGGGCTGTATGCCCGGCTGTGGGCGCGGCAGTCGGGCGGGTTCCTGGTCGACGCCGACGCATGA
- a CDS encoding HPP family protein, which translates to MRILVDRTGHSRLRALGPSLAAVPAAEALRAGIGALIGLTAAAGLALLASPDLWLGVYLIAPFGATAVLIFAAPNSPLAQPWPAILGNTLSAFVALLVCRLVADPMAAVPLSVGAAIIAMALCRATHPPGGAVAMTVAIGAGKIAPLGLGFALMPVAVGTVLLVVIAAIYAHATGRRYPFRQFGEVNPSGTTDPAPPERLGLTEDELAAILVRYNQALNLGVEDLARLIAAAEMQAASHRTRAQVTGDIMSRDLVTVAPDTPLLDIAALFSRHGFTSLPVVEPDGRYLGVIFQLHLIARAHARFRPDGRLSRTGHDLRAADVMGEGLPTATPDTPIAALLPKLASSDTDAVPVLEGDRIVGIVTRTDLIAALARESLRRDD; encoded by the coding sequence TTGCGGATCCTTGTTGACCGGACGGGCCATTCCCGTCTTCGCGCGCTTGGGCCGTCCCTGGCCGCCGTGCCCGCCGCCGAGGCGCTGCGGGCGGGGATCGGCGCGCTGATCGGGCTGACGGCGGCGGCGGGGCTGGCGCTGCTGGCCTCGCCCGACCTGTGGCTGGGCGTCTATCTGATCGCGCCCTTCGGGGCGACCGCGGTGCTGATCTTCGCGGCGCCGAACAGCCCGCTGGCCCAGCCCTGGCCCGCGATCCTGGGCAATACCCTGTCGGCCTTCGTCGCCCTGCTGGTCTGCCGCCTGGTCGCCGACCCGATGGCCGCGGTGCCGCTGTCGGTGGGCGCGGCGATCATCGCCATGGCGCTGTGCCGGGCCACCCATCCACCGGGCGGCGCGGTAGCGATGACGGTGGCGATCGGCGCGGGCAAGATCGCCCCGCTGGGCCTGGGCTTCGCGCTGATGCCGGTGGCAGTGGGCACGGTGCTGCTGGTGGTGATCGCCGCGATCTATGCCCATGCGACCGGGCGGCGCTATCCCTTCCGCCAGTTCGGAGAGGTCAATCCCAGCGGCACCACCGACCCCGCCCCGCCCGAGCGCCTGGGCCTGACCGAGGACGAGCTGGCCGCGATCCTGGTCCGCTACAACCAGGCGCTGAACCTGGGGGTCGAGGATCTGGCCCGGCTGATCGCCGCGGCCGAGATGCAGGCCGCCAGCCATCGCACCAGGGCCCAGGTGACAGGCGACATCATGTCCCGCGACCTGGTGACGGTCGCGCCCGACACGCCGCTTCTGGACATCGCGGCGCTGTTTTCGCGCCACGGCTTCACCTCGCTGCCGGTGGTGGAGCCGGACGGGCGCTATCTGGGGGTGATCTTCCAGCTGCACCTGATCGCCCGCGCCCATGCCCGGTTCCGCCCCGACGGACGGCTGTCGCGGACGGGCCACGACCTGCGCGCCGCCGATGTGATGGGCGAGGGCCTGCCCACCGCGACGCCCGACACGCCGATCGCCGCGCTGCTTCCGAAGCTGGCTTCCAGCGACACCGACGCCGTGCCGGTGCTGGAGGGCGACCGGATCGTCGGCATCGTCACGCGCACCGACCTGATCGCGGCCCTGGCGCGCGAGAGCCTGCGTCGGGATGACTGA
- the secE gene encoding preprotein translocase subunit SecE produces the protein MSVATNPVQFINQVRAEAAKISWPTRREVITTTIMVLILAALFSVFFSLVDLTIRFGITEGLRLIAN, from the coding sequence CTGTCAGTGGCCACCAATCCCGTCCAGTTCATCAACCAGGTCCGCGCCGAGGCCGCCAAGATCAGCTGGCCGACGCGGCGCGAGGTGATCACGACGACCATCATGGTGCTGATCCTGGCGGCGCTGTTCAGCGTGTTCTTTTCGCTGGTGGACCTGACGATCCGCTTCGGCATCACCGAAGGGCTGCGGCTGATCGCCAACTGA
- the nusG gene encoding transcription termination/antitermination protein NusG, with translation MAKRWYSVSVLSNFEKKVAEAIRQAVAEKGLEDQIDEVLVPTEEVIEIRRGKKVTSERRFMPGYVLVHMDMSDRSYHLVNSINRVTGFLGAQGKPMPMRDDEVNAMLNRSGEGEKAAPRNLIRFEIGEKVNVTDGPFDGFSGMVEEVDEISSRLKVTVSIFGRPTPVELEFTQVSKAS, from the coding sequence ATGGCAAAGCGTTGGTATTCGGTCAGCGTCCTGTCGAACTTCGAAAAGAAGGTCGCCGAGGCGATCCGGCAGGCCGTCGCCGAAAAGGGTTTGGAAGACCAGATCGACGAGGTGCTGGTCCCGACCGAGGAAGTGATCGAGATCAGGCGCGGCAAGAAGGTCACCTCTGAACGCCGCTTCATGCCGGGCTATGTGCTGGTTCACATGGACATGTCGGACCGCAGCTATCACTTGGTGAACTCGATCAACCGCGTCACGGGTTTTCTGGGCGCGCAGGGCAAGCCGATGCCGATGCGCGACGACGAGGTGAACGCGATGCTGAACCGCAGCGGCGAGGGCGAAAAGGCCGCGCCGCGCAACCTGATCCGCTTCGAGATCGGGGAAAAGGTCAACGTGACCGACGGGCCGTTCGACGGCTTTTCCGGCATGGTCGAGGAAGTGGACGAGATCTCGTCCCGCCTCAAGGTCACGGTGTCGATCTTCGGCCGGCCGACGCCGGTCGAACTGGAATTCACGCAGGTCTCCAAGGCCTCGTGA
- the rplK gene encoding 50S ribosomal protein L11 has translation MAKKVVGSLKLQIKAGQANPSPPVGPALGQRGINIMAFCKEFNAKTQEMEQGSPVPVVITYYADKSFSFETKTAPASFLLKKAAGLKPVGKRNRAKGSDKPGRAVAGSVTVKQVREIAEAKMKDLSANDVDQAMKIILGSARSIGIEVKG, from the coding sequence ATGGCCAAGAAAGTTGTCGGCAGCCTCAAGCTGCAAATCAAGGCGGGCCAAGCCAACCCGTCGCCCCCCGTCGGCCCGGCTTTGGGTCAGCGCGGCATCAACATCATGGCCTTCTGCAAGGAATTCAACGCCAAGACGCAGGAGATGGAGCAGGGCTCCCCGGTTCCGGTCGTGATCACCTATTACGCCGACAAGTCGTTCAGCTTCGAGACGAAGACCGCGCCCGCGTCCTTCCTGCTGAAAAAGGCCGCCGGCCTGAAGCCGGTGGGCAAGCGCAACCGCGCCAAGGGGTCGGACAAGCCGGGCCGCGCGGTCGCCGGTTCGGTCACGGTCAAGCAGGTGCGCGAGATCGCCGAAGCCAAGATGAAGGATCTGTCGGCCAATGATGTCGATCAGGCGATGAAGATCATCCTGGGTTCCGCCCGGTCGATCGGTATCGAGGTGAAAGGCTAA
- the rplA gene encoding 50S ribosomal protein L1, giving the protein MAQISKKKAAARAQFEGKANLTVEDAITLVKGAASAKFDETVEIALNLGVDPRHADQMVRGVVTLPAGTGKDVRVAVFARGPKAEEAKAAGADIVGAEDLMETIQSGKIEFDRCIATPDMMPLVGRLGKILGPRNLMPNPKVGTVTVDVKSAVEAAKGGEVQFKAEKAGVVHAGIGKVSFDADKLAQNLRAFVDAVSRAKPSGAKGTYMKKVSISSTMGPGVSVDVASATAN; this is encoded by the coding sequence ATGGCACAGATTTCCAAGAAAAAAGCCGCCGCCCGTGCGCAGTTCGAAGGCAAGGCCAATCTGACCGTCGAGGACGCCATCACCCTGGTGAAGGGCGCGGCGTCGGCCAAGTTCGACGAAACCGTCGAGATCGCGCTGAACCTGGGCGTCGATCCGCGCCATGCCGACCAGATGGTTCGCGGCGTCGTGACGCTGCCCGCAGGCACCGGCAAGGACGTTCGCGTCGCCGTCTTCGCCCGCGGCCCCAAGGCTGAAGAAGCCAAGGCCGCCGGGGCGGATATCGTCGGCGCCGAAGACCTGATGGAGACGATCCAGTCCGGCAAGATCGAGTTCGACCGGTGCATCGCGACGCCGGACATGATGCCGCTGGTCGGCCGCCTGGGCAAGATCCTGGGCCCGCGCAACCTGATGCCGAACCCCAAGGTCGGCACCGTGACGGTCGACGTGAAATCCGCCGTGGAAGCCGCCAAGGGCGGCGAGGTCCAGTTCAAGGCCGAGAAGGCGGGCGTCGTCCATGCCGGGATCGGCAAGGTGTCCTTCGACGCCGACAAGCTGGCCCAGAACCTGCGCGCCTTCGTGGACGCGGTCAGCCGGGCCAAGCCCTCGGGCGCGAAGGGGACTTACATGAAGAAGGTCTCGATCAGCTCGACCATGGGGCCGGGCGTGTCGGTGGACGTGGCCTCGGCGACGGCCAACTGA
- the rplJ gene encoding 50S ribosomal protein L10 → MDRAQKEQVVEELGQIFESSGVVVVAHYEGMTVAHMQDLRSRMREAGGSVRVAKNKLAKIALEGKPCASIADYLTGMTVITYSEDPTAAARIADKYAKDNDRFVILGGAMGDSALDPAGVKAVASMPSREELIAQIVSCLGAPASSIAGAIGAPASNIASILTTLEEREAA, encoded by the coding sequence GTGGATAGAGCGCAAAAAGAACAGGTGGTCGAAGAACTCGGCCAGATCTTTGAAAGCTCTGGCGTCGTGGTGGTTGCCCACTACGAGGGGATGACGGTTGCACATATGCAGGATCTCCGCTCGCGCATGCGCGAAGCCGGCGGTTCGGTTCGCGTGGCCAAGAACAAGCTCGCCAAGATCGCCCTGGAAGGTAAGCCTTGCGCAAGCATCGCCGACTACCTGACGGGCATGACCGTGATCACCTATTCGGAAGATCCGACCGCTGCGGCCCGGATCGCCGATAAATACGCCAAGGACAACGATCGTTTCGTGATCCTGGGCGGTGCAATGGGTGATTCGGCCCTGGATCCGGCCGGTGTGAAAGCCGTCGCCTCGATGCCGTCGCGTGAGGAGCTTATCGCTCAGATCGTGTCCTGCCTCGGTGCGCCTGCTTCCAGCATCGCCGGTGCCATTGGCGCGCCTGCAAGCAACATCGCGAGCATCCTGACGACCCTTGAGGAACGTGAGGCTGCGTAA